A genome region from Dickeya chrysanthemi NCPPB 402 includes the following:
- a CDS encoding beta-ketoacyl-ACP synthase III yields the protein MYTKILGTGSYLPEQIRTNSDLEKMVDTSDEWIVTRTGIRERRIAAPDESVASMGYRAAQNALEMADVDKSWVGLLIVATTSSSHAFPSSACQIQQMLGIKDTIAFDLAAACAGFAYALSVADQYVKSGAVEYALVIGSDALSRTLDPADRGTLILFGDAAGAVLLGRSDEPGILSTHLHADGSYGNLLTLPHADRHEPQPAYLTMAGNEVFKVAVTELAHIVEETLDASGLDKSELDWLVPHQANLRIISATAKKLGMGMDKVVVTLDRHGNTSAASVPSALDEAVRDGRIQRGQLILLEAFGGGFTWGSALIRF from the coding sequence ATGTATACAAAGATTCTCGGAACGGGAAGTTATTTGCCCGAACAAATCAGAACGAACTCTGATTTAGAAAAAATGGTGGATACGTCGGATGAATGGATCGTCACACGTACCGGTATTCGTGAACGTCGCATTGCTGCGCCGGATGAAAGCGTTGCTTCAATGGGGTATCGCGCTGCGCAGAACGCCCTTGAAATGGCAGACGTCGATAAGAGCTGGGTGGGATTGCTGATCGTAGCGACGACATCTTCCAGCCATGCGTTCCCCAGTTCGGCTTGCCAAATCCAGCAGATGCTGGGTATCAAAGATACGATCGCCTTTGATCTTGCAGCCGCCTGCGCCGGATTTGCCTACGCGTTGAGCGTGGCTGACCAGTATGTGAAAAGCGGTGCGGTGGAATATGCGCTGGTCATCGGGTCAGATGCTTTATCAAGAACACTGGATCCGGCTGATCGCGGCACGTTGATCCTGTTCGGCGACGCTGCCGGCGCCGTGCTGTTAGGCCGCTCGGACGAGCCGGGTATTCTTTCTACACATCTGCACGCCGATGGCAGCTATGGCAATCTTCTGACGCTGCCTCATGCGGATCGTCATGAACCGCAGCCTGCTTATTTAACGATGGCGGGTAATGAAGTATTTAAAGTTGCGGTAACAGAACTGGCCCACATTGTAGAAGAAACGCTGGATGCGTCCGGCCTGGATAAAAGTGAGCTCGACTGGCTGGTTCCCCATCAGGCGAATTTGCGCATTATCAGCGCTACCGCTAAAAAATTAGGTATGGGGATGGATAAAGTGGTCGTCACGCTCGATCGCCATGGCAATACCTCTGCCGCGTCCGTCCCTTCGGCGCTGGATGAGGCCGTTCGTGATGGGCGGATTCAACGTGGACAGTTGATTCTGTTGGAAGCATTTGGCGGCGGCTTTACCTGGGGCTCCGCTCTGATTCGTTTTTGA
- the rpmF gene encoding 50S ribosomal protein L32: MAVQQNKPSRSKRGMRRAHDALTTSAVSVDKVSGETHLRHHVTADGYYRGRKVVAK, from the coding sequence ATGGCCGTACAACAGAATAAACCTAGCCGTTCCAAACGTGGTATGCGTCGTGCTCACGATGCGCTGACCACTTCCGCTGTATCCGTAGATAAAGTTTCCGGCGAAACACATCTGCGTCATCACGTCACTGCGGATGGTTACTACCGCGGTCGCAAGGTTGTTGCCAAGTAA
- a CDS encoding Maf family protein produces the protein MSRIVLASTSIYRKALLEKLGLPFVCAAPDIDETPHNGENAVSLVRRLAISKARALASRYPNHLIIGSDQVCVLEGTITGKPHTLENAIRQLQQASGRCITFYTGLALLNSATGRVHCVAEPFDVHFRPLSIQEIERYVAIEHPIDCAGSFKSEGLGISLFDRLSGRDPNTLIGLPLITLLELLREEGVNPLLP, from the coding sequence ATGTCCCGGATTGTGCTCGCTTCCACGTCTATTTATCGCAAAGCTCTACTGGAAAAATTAGGATTGCCGTTTGTATGTGCCGCACCTGATATTGATGAAACGCCTCATAATGGTGAAAATGCCGTCTCGCTGGTTCGCCGACTGGCTATCAGCAAGGCGCGAGCACTGGCCAGCCGCTATCCGAACCACCTTATTATCGGTAGCGATCAGGTCTGTGTACTGGAAGGAACGATTACCGGAAAACCTCACACGCTGGAGAATGCCATACGTCAGTTGCAACAAGCCAGCGGGCGATGCATTACCTTTTATACCGGCCTGGCGTTGCTCAACAGCGCAACAGGCCGCGTGCACTGTGTCGCAGAACCATTCGATGTGCATTTCCGCCCACTCAGCATTCAGGAAATCGAGCGTTATGTGGCGATTGAACATCCGATTGACTGCGCCGGCAGCTTTAAAAGCGAAGGCCTTGGCATCAGCTTGTTCGACCGATTATCCGGCCGCGATCCCAATACCCTGATAGGACTGCCGTTGATTACACTGCTGGAGTTATTGCGCGAGGAAGGTGTGAATCCTTTATTGCCTTGA
- the plsX gene encoding phosphate acyltransferase PlsX translates to MTRLTLALDAMGGDFGPRITVPAALQALASNPDLHLLLVGDPSALTPLLAKVDSSLSSRLEIVPAESVIAGDARPSQAIRSSRGTSMRIALELIREGRAQACVSAGNTGALMGLATLLIKPIEGIDRPALVTMLPHQQHGKSVVLDLGANVDCDSSMLVQFAVMGSVMAEEVLGLSNPRVALLNIGEEESKGLASIRDAAAQLKMMPSINYIGYLEGNELLTGKTDVMVCDGFVGNVTLKTMEGVVRMFLSLLKGTSVRGESRQAQPWWLKFLGRWLQRRLARRFGHLNPDHYNGACLLGLRGTVIKSHGAANQNAFAVAIEQAMQTVQRQLPERIASRLKAVLPKSD, encoded by the coding sequence TTGACGCGCCTAACCTTGGCGTTAGATGCAATGGGCGGGGACTTTGGTCCCCGCATTACAGTGCCTGCAGCGTTGCAGGCACTGGCTTCTAATCCAGACCTCCATTTGCTGTTGGTTGGCGATCCTTCCGCGCTTACTCCATTACTTGCCAAAGTCGATTCTTCTTTATCTTCCCGTTTGGAAATTGTGCCAGCTGAATCGGTCATTGCTGGCGATGCGCGCCCGTCTCAGGCTATTCGTTCGAGCCGGGGGACATCTATGCGCATTGCTCTGGAGCTGATCCGGGAAGGACGGGCGCAAGCCTGTGTCAGTGCAGGTAATACCGGCGCGTTGATGGGATTGGCGACACTGTTGATTAAACCCATTGAGGGGATTGATCGCCCGGCGCTGGTGACCATGCTGCCTCATCAGCAACATGGCAAAAGCGTCGTATTGGATTTAGGGGCGAATGTTGACTGCGACAGTTCGATGTTGGTCCAGTTTGCCGTGATGGGGTCCGTCATGGCGGAAGAAGTGCTCGGATTATCGAACCCGCGCGTGGCGTTGCTGAATATCGGTGAAGAAGAAAGCAAAGGGCTTGCCAGTATTCGGGATGCAGCAGCGCAATTAAAAATGATGCCTTCGATTAACTATATCGGTTATCTGGAAGGTAACGAATTACTGACCGGCAAAACGGATGTGATGGTCTGTGACGGCTTTGTAGGTAACGTCACATTAAAAACTATGGAAGGTGTAGTGCGAATGTTTCTGTCTCTCCTGAAGGGGACGTCCGTTAGGGGCGAAAGTAGGCAAGCACAGCCATGGTGGTTGAAATTTTTAGGGCGTTGGCTGCAAAGACGTCTGGCCAGGCGTTTCGGACACCTGAACCCTGACCACTATAACGGTGCATGTCTGTTAGGATTACGTGGAACTGTCATAAAAAGCCACGGTGCTGCGAACCAAAATGCGTTTGCTGTAGCGATTGAACAGGCGATGCAGACGGTGCAGCGGCAACTCCCGGAACGGATTGCGTCGCGACTAAAGGCTGTATTACCCAAGAGTGACTAA
- the fabD gene encoding ACP S-malonyltransferase, which yields MTKFAMVFPGQGSQSVGMLAELAEQFPLIKETFDEASSVLGYDVWQLSQQGPAEELNKTWQTQPALLTASVALWRVWQQQGGPLPALMAGHSLGEYSALVCAGVMDFRQAVSLVELRGKLMQEAVPEGTGAMYAIIGLDNDAIAAACAEAAQGQVVSPVNFNSPGQVVIAGNKEAVERAGAVCKAAGAKRALPLPVSVPSHCALMEPAARKLAEALEAITFNTPNVPVVNNVDVRAESAPEAIRSALVRQLHNPVRWTECVEYMSAQGVSSLLEVGPGKVLTGLTKRIVDNLTATAINDPASLSAALEQ from the coding sequence ATGACGAAATTTGCAATGGTATTTCCCGGTCAGGGATCTCAGTCTGTCGGTATGTTGGCTGAACTGGCCGAACAGTTTCCGTTGATCAAAGAAACGTTTGATGAAGCGTCCTCGGTGTTGGGATATGACGTGTGGCAGCTTTCCCAACAGGGGCCGGCGGAAGAACTGAATAAAACCTGGCAGACCCAGCCGGCTTTATTAACCGCCTCAGTCGCGCTTTGGCGTGTCTGGCAGCAACAGGGCGGCCCGTTGCCGGCGTTAATGGCGGGCCACAGTCTGGGAGAGTACTCCGCACTGGTCTGTGCCGGGGTTATGGATTTCAGACAGGCGGTTAGTCTGGTTGAGCTGCGCGGTAAGCTGATGCAGGAAGCCGTGCCGGAAGGGACTGGTGCGATGTATGCTATCATCGGTCTTGATAATGACGCGATTGCTGCTGCCTGTGCCGAGGCTGCGCAAGGCCAGGTGGTTTCACCGGTCAATTTCAACTCGCCGGGTCAGGTAGTGATTGCCGGTAATAAAGAAGCCGTTGAACGTGCCGGTGCCGTGTGTAAAGCCGCGGGTGCGAAACGTGCTTTACCGTTGCCGGTCAGTGTGCCGTCTCACTGTGCGTTGATGGAACCGGCAGCACGTAAGCTGGCGGAGGCGCTGGAGGCTATCACGTTCAACACACCGAACGTGCCGGTAGTGAATAATGTGGATGTGCGCGCTGAATCTGCGCCGGAAGCCATCCGCAGCGCGCTGGTGCGCCAACTGCATAATCCGGTTCGCTGGACGGAATGCGTCGAATACATGTCTGCGCAGGGAGTCTCTTCCCTGCTAGAGGTTGGCCCAGGCAAGGTACTGACCGGGTTGACCAAACGAATCGTCGACAACCTCACGGCGACGGCGATTAATGATCCTGCTTCCTTATCAGCAGCGCTTGAACAGTAA
- the rluC gene encoding 23S rRNA pseudouridine(955/2504/2580) synthase RluC has product MKTENPTVQFLSISAEEAGQRIDNFLRTQLKGVPKSMIYRILRKGEVRVNKKRVKPEYKLLDGDEVRIPPVRQSEREEAAVSASLDKVSALANCILYEDDYLLLLNKPSGTAVHGGSGLSFGVIEGLRALRPEARFLELVHRLDRDTSGVLLVAKKRSALRALHEQLRAKGMQKDYLALVRGQWQSHCKSVQAPLLKNVLQSGERIVRVNSEGKPSETLFKVEERFDCSTLVRASPITGRTHQIRVHTQYAGHPIAFDDRYGDRDFDAQLTRTGLKRLFLHAQALRFEHPHTGEILRIEAPLDEALRHCLQVLRQRQNPK; this is encoded by the coding sequence ATGAAAACAGAGAATCCAACCGTACAATTTCTGTCGATTTCCGCCGAAGAAGCGGGCCAGCGGATCGACAATTTTTTGCGTACGCAACTTAAAGGCGTACCGAAAAGCATGATTTATCGCATTTTGCGTAAAGGCGAAGTGCGGGTAAATAAAAAGCGCGTCAAACCGGAATACAAATTACTGGATGGCGATGAAGTGCGTATTCCGCCGGTGCGCCAGTCGGAGCGTGAAGAGGCAGCGGTTTCCGCCAGCCTGGATAAAGTCTCGGCGTTGGCAAATTGCATCCTTTATGAGGACGATTACCTGTTGCTGCTGAATAAGCCGTCAGGTACAGCCGTGCATGGTGGTAGCGGACTCAGTTTTGGGGTGATCGAAGGGCTGAGAGCATTGCGTCCTGAAGCACGCTTTCTGGAACTGGTACATCGTCTGGATCGCGATACGTCCGGGGTGTTGCTGGTGGCCAAGAAGCGTTCGGCGCTGCGTGCGTTGCATGAGCAACTGCGCGCTAAAGGCATGCAGAAGGACTATCTGGCGTTAGTTCGTGGGCAGTGGCAGTCACATTGTAAGTCCGTGCAGGCACCGTTGCTGAAGAATGTGTTGCAAAGCGGTGAGCGTATCGTGCGGGTTAACAGTGAAGGTAAACCGTCGGAAACCTTGTTTAAGGTGGAGGAACGATTCGATTGCTCCACACTGGTACGCGCCAGCCCGATAACCGGCCGAACCCACCAGATTCGCGTACATACCCAGTATGCCGGTCACCCGATTGCGTTTGACGATCGGTATGGTGATCGCGATTTTGACGCGCAACTGACGCGGACTGGGCTCAAACGCCTGTTTCTCCATGCGCAGGCATTACGTTTCGAACACCCTCATACCGGAGAGATACTGCGTATTGAAGCGCCGCTTGATGAGGCTTTGCGCCATTGTCTGCAGGTTTTGCGGCAGCGACAGAACCCGAAATAA
- the yceD gene encoding 23S rRNA accumulation protein YceD produces MQKVKLPLTLDAVRTAQKRLDYVGVYTAEQAMRVADSVVSVDSDVNATLSFSIDSQRLAVIDGQADVTVTLLCQRCGKPFEHQVHTTFCFSPVISDEQAEALPEAYEPIEVNEFGEVDLLAMVEDELILSLPIAPVHDSEHCEVSEADMVFGQLPAEAEKPNPFAVLASLKRK; encoded by the coding sequence ATGCAAAAGGTAAAATTACCCTTAACCCTTGATGCGGTTCGCACTGCTCAAAAGCGTTTAGATTATGTTGGTGTCTATACGGCTGAACAGGCGATGCGTGTTGCCGACTCAGTGGTTAGTGTGGACAGCGATGTGAATGCGACGCTGTCGTTCAGCATTGACAGCCAGCGGCTGGCGGTGATTGATGGACAGGCTGATGTAACGGTGACGTTGCTGTGTCAGCGCTGCGGCAAGCCTTTCGAACATCAGGTCCACACCACGTTCTGTTTTAGCCCGGTCATCAGTGATGAGCAGGCCGAAGCCTTGCCGGAAGCTTATGAGCCTATCGAAGTCAATGAGTTCGGTGAGGTTGATTTGCTGGCGATGGTTGAAGATGAGCTTATCCTCTCTTTGCCCATTGCGCCGGTGCATGATTCTGAACACTGTGAAGTGTCCGAAGCGGATATGGTGTTTGGTCAGTTGCCCGCTGAGGCGGAAAAACCGAATCCATTTGCCGTATTAGCCAGTTTAAAGCGTAAGTAA